The proteins below are encoded in one region of Candidatus Eisenbacteria bacterium:
- a CDS encoding MFS transporter codes for MSKRTPYPPVFWVANMIEVLERFAYYGIYFGFGIYMEHLGYSRGQLGIIQSIFLAISYFIPVISGTFADRYGFKKVLIVSYVAYLPSILLLIFTESFSGIALTMLSIGFAAGIFKPLISGTVRAVTDGTNKTLGFGIFYAMVNVGGSFGPIVAGKLRAISWHYAFIAAAITIGVMFLVTLFFYKEPKRELEGATLGQKFKDIGTALSDVKFAVFLVLLGLFFWLPFWAFFNLCAVYVDRNVDTASLYRAVRSVFGTGFANFFSHEVDGTPRILGETISHTGYIIMIVQIFISRVFEKFKPIPSFLVGLFIAATGFVALGLASTGPAPLVFLGIFLFAVGEMISSPRIQEYITWIAPKEKAGLYMGSNFLSVGIGGLTSGVIYTNLSGVFIDRGHPEHIWYTLAVHVVVGILALVIFQKVAGEFREQEE; via the coding sequence AACATGATCGAGGTCCTGGAGCGATTCGCCTACTACGGCATCTATTTCGGCTTCGGGATCTACATGGAGCACCTCGGTTACTCGAGGGGACAGCTGGGGATCATCCAGAGCATCTTTCTGGCGATCTCCTACTTCATTCCGGTGATCTCCGGGACATTCGCGGATCGCTACGGCTTCAAGAAAGTGCTGATCGTTTCGTACGTCGCCTATCTGCCGTCGATCCTCCTTCTGATCTTCACCGAGTCCTTCTCGGGGATCGCCCTCACCATGCTCAGCATCGGGTTCGCCGCGGGGATTTTCAAGCCCCTCATCTCCGGGACGGTCCGAGCGGTGACGGACGGCACCAATAAAACCCTCGGCTTCGGTATCTTTTACGCCATGGTGAACGTAGGCGGCAGCTTCGGCCCCATCGTGGCCGGCAAGCTCCGGGCGATTTCCTGGCACTACGCCTTCATCGCCGCGGCGATCACCATAGGCGTCATGTTCCTCGTGACCCTCTTCTTCTACAAGGAGCCCAAGAGGGAACTGGAAGGGGCGACCCTGGGCCAAAAGTTCAAGGACATCGGCACCGCCCTTTCGGACGTCAAGTTCGCCGTGTTCCTCGTCCTCCTCGGGCTCTTCTTCTGGCTCCCCTTTTGGGCGTTCTTCAACCTGTGCGCGGTCTATGTCGACCGGAACGTGGACACCGCCAGCCTCTACCGCGCCGTGCGGAGCGTCTTCGGGACCGGTTTCGCCAACTTCTTCTCCCACGAGGTGGACGGAACGCCGCGGATTCTGGGCGAGACGATCTCCCACACCGGCTATATCATTATGATCGTGCAGATCTTCATTTCGCGTGTTTTCGAGAAGTTCAAACCGATCCCCTCCTTCCTGGTGGGGCTCTTCATCGCCGCCACGGGCTTCGTCGCCTTGGGCCTCGCCAGCACCGGCCCGGCCCCCCTCGTCTTCCTCGGGATCTTCCTCTTCGCCGTCGGCGAGATGATCTCGTCGCCGCGGATCCAGGAGTACATCACTTGGATCGCGCCCAAGGAGAAGGCGGGGCTCTACATGGGCTCCAACTTCCTCTCCGTCGGGATCGGCGGGCTGACGAGCGGTGTGATCTACACCAACCTCTCCGGCGTCTTCATCGACCGGGGGCACCCGGAGCACATCTGGTACACCCTCGCCGTCCACGTGGTCGTGGGGATCTTGGCGCTCGTGATTTTCCAGAAGGTGGCCGGCGAGTTCCGGGAGCAGGAAGAGTAG
- a CDS encoding T9SS type A sorting domain-containing protein — protein MRASPILLLLFVLAFSSASADDPAQTDWSGGPGTVGPVSDWGNVFDSADSVSWLALPGQIALRSVRRVPVETLITDAYMGSFGVHAADVDGDGDMDVIGAADFSGLVLVWLNQGTDPPTWTEQTVDDDFAHCQDVWPADLDGDGDVDIVGNATGTLNRIVYWENDGGNPVVWTRRLIEPYWSTAYEVCVHDVDRDGRLDVISGSMNDAEVAWWRNEGGTPLSWTKQCVDSLLAGVHSVRVADFDGDGDEDLAAAAAEADQIVWYRNDGGSPFQWSKFVIRENYEGARSVCPGDFDNDGDQDLIGTCWQQTLSLWRNDGGDPIVWTEEIIDSIWQGGHHVDAADMNGDGLLDVVSAAFVLNDIKWWENGGGDPIQWTKWHVDRNLGGAVKAHAADLDGDGSMEILGSAWNTGVFVWYEVSDFVTSGELDGSVLDTGGDGAVTGVDWTADAPAGTSLRFRVRSSADPLDLGDWSAEITAPGDLPSPAARYFQYKVIMETVDPDHSPILRDLLFSMDATAVGSGAPPAADLFLEARPNPFNPSTTLVFFLSREERARLRVYDPMGRVVSVLKDRVLPAGEHAFSWNGKDARGRPVPSGVYLARLETEGRDESKKLVLIR, from the coding sequence ATGCGCGCATCACCCATCTTGTTGTTATTATTTGTGTTGGCGTTTTCGTCGGCGTCCGCGGACGATCCGGCCCAGACCGACTGGTCGGGAGGACCGGGGACGGTCGGGCCGGTTTCCGACTGGGGGAATGTTTTCGATTCCGCCGACAGCGTCTCCTGGCTCGCCCTTCCCGGACAGATCGCCCTCCGGTCGGTTCGCCGGGTGCCGGTGGAGACGCTCATCACCGACGCGTACATGGGGAGCTTCGGTGTTCACGCGGCGGACGTCGACGGCGACGGGGACATGGACGTGATCGGCGCCGCGGATTTCTCCGGCCTGGTGCTCGTCTGGCTCAATCAGGGGACCGATCCGCCCACCTGGACCGAACAGACCGTGGACGACGATTTCGCCCACTGCCAGGACGTCTGGCCCGCCGACCTGGACGGGGACGGGGACGTGGACATCGTCGGGAACGCGACGGGAACGCTGAACCGGATCGTCTACTGGGAAAACGACGGGGGGAATCCGGTCGTCTGGACCCGCCGCCTCATCGAGCCCTACTGGTCGACCGCCTACGAGGTGTGCGTCCATGACGTGGATCGGGACGGACGGCTCGACGTGATCAGCGGCTCCATGAACGACGCCGAGGTGGCCTGGTGGCGGAACGAGGGGGGAACGCCCCTCTCCTGGACCAAGCAATGCGTGGACAGCCTGCTCGCCGGCGTCCACTCGGTGCGGGTCGCCGATTTCGACGGCGACGGGGACGAGGATCTCGCCGCCGCCGCGGCGGAGGCGGATCAGATCGTCTGGTATCGGAACGACGGAGGCTCCCCCTTCCAATGGAGCAAGTTCGTCATCCGGGAAAACTACGAGGGAGCCCGTTCGGTCTGCCCGGGCGATTTCGACAACGACGGCGACCAGGACCTGATCGGCACCTGCTGGCAGCAGACGCTCAGCCTCTGGCGGAACGACGGGGGCGACCCGATCGTCTGGACCGAGGAGATCATCGACTCGATCTGGCAGGGGGGGCACCATGTCGACGCGGCGGACATGAACGGAGACGGCCTCCTGGACGTGGTGTCGGCCGCGTTCGTTCTGAACGACATCAAGTGGTGGGAGAACGGCGGCGGCGACCCGATCCAGTGGACCAAGTGGCACGTGGACCGCAACCTCGGCGGGGCGGTCAAGGCGCACGCCGCCGATCTCGACGGCGACGGATCGATGGAGATTCTGGGGAGCGCCTGGAACACCGGCGTGTTCGTCTGGTACGAAGTCAGCGATTTCGTCACCTCCGGGGAGCTGGATGGATCCGTGCTGGACACCGGCGGCGACGGAGCCGTCACCGGCGTCGATTGGACGGCGGACGCGCCCGCCGGAACGTCGCTCCGGTTCCGGGTTCGCTCCTCCGCCGATCCCCTCGACTTGGGGGATTGGTCCGCGGAGATCACCGCGCCGGGGGACCTCCCTTCGCCGGCCGCCCGCTATTTCCAGTATAAAGTGATTATGGAGACGGTCGACCCGGACCACTCCCCCATTCTGCGCGACCTTCTCTTCTCCATGGACGCCACGGCGGTCGGATCGGGGGCGCCCCCCGCGGCCGATCTCTTTCTCGAGGCGCGGCCGAACCCGTTCAATCCGTCGACGACCCTCGTCTTTTTTCTTTCCCGGGAGGAGCGTGCCCGGCTCCGCGTGTACGATCCGATGGGACGTGTCGTTTCCGTGCTGAAGGATCGCGTTCTCCCCGCCGGCGAACACGCCTTTTCTTGGAACGGAAAGGACGCCCGCGGCCGGCCGGTCCCGTCCGGCGTCTATCTGGCGCGGCTGGAAACGGAGGGGCGCGACGAGTCGAAAAAGCTCGTCCTGATTCGGTGA
- a CDS encoding PD40 domain-containing protein, giving the protein MLDSPKGPSLPSDPPTAFRVGEWTVRPRLNRVERGGKTKRLEPRLMHLLLLLADRAGEAVGRGELIEAIWGDVVVNEESLTQAVSKLRRVFGDESRSPLYIETIPKTGYRLVASVDLHADDAPSDATPRRGRTAWRLAVAFLVPTAVLAAALLLLLPDGRESASASSFLLDAVPFTSYPGREITPAVSPDGRAVAFAWDAGEEERYDLYLKQVNTETPLRLTDLPGDEYYPAWSPDGTTIAFFVAGPEKDGIYTVPAIGGPSRLLVRLEAEAYGLDWSPDGGLLVFSAWDAEIALRRLYYYSFEDRAISPATEPPDLSTGDITPAFSPDGGKIAFLRGPSRGEQDLFVLDRETGSTTALTHMRQYIRGVDWTPGGESLFFSSGTELVGDFFLGEAFLSGAPLRRYLTRERRALRPSIARKTGVLVFEQQILECSVNRAPLGGPGEGEEPVIRSTRSDYDSRLSPQGDRIAFLSTRTGQPELFVCGRSGEDPRRLSRFETAVPNAPIWSPDGSRVALRTTSADRSSVWVIDVVDGAAIERTLAGPDEYLAGWTGDGNALYLVTMGKEGETLQRVPADGTGEIVPVRNLDVIRAAESADGESLIFTRIGSGGIWKTPLGGGPEETLVDIDHDGALRSFWKETKRGLYFVRSGSPLSIGFLDYAADSVRSLGALPAGEGALFGLDIAPDGRSILIDRIDRSESDLSLVRDLP; this is encoded by the coding sequence TTGCTCGATAGTCCGAAAGGTCCGTCTCTCCCGTCCGATCCTCCGACCGCTTTCCGCGTCGGCGAGTGGACGGTTCGCCCCCGCCTGAACCGCGTGGAGCGCGGCGGAAAGACCAAGCGCCTCGAACCGCGGCTGATGCATCTTCTCCTCCTCCTCGCCGACCGTGCGGGAGAGGCGGTCGGCCGGGGCGAACTGATCGAGGCGATCTGGGGGGACGTGGTGGTGAACGAGGAATCGCTCACCCAGGCCGTCTCCAAGCTCCGCCGCGTGTTCGGCGACGAATCGCGTTCCCCGCTTTACATCGAAACCATCCCCAAAACGGGCTACCGTCTCGTCGCTTCCGTGGACCTTCACGCGGACGACGCCCCGAGCGACGCGACTCCGAGGCGCGGGCGAACCGCGTGGAGGTTGGCCGTCGCCTTCCTGGTTCCTACGGCGGTCCTCGCCGCGGCGCTCCTCCTTCTGCTCCCGGACGGACGGGAAAGCGCGTCCGCCTCTTCCTTTCTCCTCGACGCCGTCCCCTTCACCAGCTATCCGGGACGGGAAATCACGCCGGCGGTCTCGCCGGACGGGCGCGCCGTCGCCTTCGCCTGGGACGCCGGGGAGGAAGAGCGCTACGACCTCTACCTCAAACAGGTGAACACCGAAACCCCACTCCGTTTGACGGACCTGCCCGGCGACGAGTACTACCCCGCCTGGTCTCCGGACGGGACGACCATCGCCTTCTTCGTCGCCGGACCGGAGAAGGACGGCATCTACACCGTTCCCGCCATCGGCGGCCCGTCGCGTCTTCTGGTCCGCCTCGAGGCGGAGGCGTACGGCCTCGACTGGTCGCCCGACGGCGGCCTGCTCGTCTTCTCGGCGTGGGACGCGGAGATCGCCCTCCGCCGTCTGTATTATTACTCTTTCGAGGACCGCGCGATCTCCCCCGCCACCGAACCGCCGGACCTTTCGACCGGGGACATCACGCCCGCCTTCTCACCGGACGGCGGGAAGATCGCCTTTCTCCGCGGTCCGTCCCGAGGGGAACAGGACCTCTTCGTTCTCGATCGGGAAACCGGTTCGACCACCGCCCTCACCCACATGCGACAATACATCCGCGGCGTGGACTGGACGCCCGGCGGCGAAAGCCTCTTTTTCAGCTCCGGCACGGAGCTCGTCGGCGACTTCTTCCTCGGCGAAGCGTTCCTCTCCGGCGCTCCCCTCCGGCGGTACCTCACCCGGGAGCGCCGCGCCCTCCGCCCGAGTATCGCCCGAAAGACCGGCGTCCTCGTCTTCGAGCAACAGATCCTCGAGTGCAGCGTGAATCGTGCCCCTCTCGGCGGGCCGGGAGAGGGCGAGGAGCCGGTCATCCGTTCGACGAGAAGCGACTACGACAGCCGACTCTCCCCGCAGGGGGACCGGATCGCCTTCCTGTCGACCCGGACGGGGCAACCGGAGTTGTTCGTCTGCGGGCGCAGCGGCGAGGACCCGCGGCGGCTCTCCCGTTTCGAGACGGCCGTCCCCAATGCTCCCATCTGGTCTCCCGACGGATCGCGCGTCGCCCTGCGCACCACCTCGGCGGACCGGTCATCGGTCTGGGTCATCGACGTGGTGGACGGCGCGGCCATCGAGCGCACACTCGCCGGTCCCGATGAATACCTGGCGGGATGGACCGGAGACGGGAATGCCCTCTATCTCGTCACGATGGGGAAAGAGGGGGAGACGCTCCAGCGCGTTCCCGCGGACGGCACGGGAGAAATCGTCCCGGTCAGGAATCTGGACGTGATCCGCGCCGCCGAAAGCGCGGACGGCGAATCTCTGATTTTCACGCGGATCGGATCGGGGGGGATCTGGAAAACGCCCCTCGGCGGCGGCCCGGAGGAGACGCTGGTTGACATCGACCATGACGGGGCGCTCCGCTCCTTCTGGAAGGAGACGAAGCGGGGCCTCTATTTCGTCCGGAGCGGATCGCCCCTGTCGATCGGCTTCCTCGACTACGCCGCCGACTCCGTAAGGAGCTTGGGCGCCCTCCCCGCCGGGGAAGGCGCCCTCTTCGGCCTCGACATCGCCCCCGACGGGCGGTCGATCCTGATCGACCGGATCGACCGATCCGAATCGGACCTCTCCCTCGTCCGCGACCTCCCCTGA
- a CDS encoding insulinase family protein yields the protein MKRCALLMILAAFLLAAPAAAQDVAYEKYELENGMTVILHEDHSLPAVCVNIWYHVGAKDEREGLSGFAHLFEHLMFMGTERVPGGDFDEIMEAGGGWNNASTGHDRTNYFSYGPSGLLPTLLWLDADRMEDLGRSMTQEKLDKQRDVVRNEKREGEEMRPYGVAEFEVNRLMYPRTHPYHYDVVGTHEDLAAASLQDVKDFFAQYYVPNNASLVVAGDFDPAEAKPLIQKYFGTIPRGPDPLRAASKPARLAEAKRVVYADDVQAARTYLVYHSPARFGPGDAEMDLAAEVLSTGDAGRLYDRLVREERLATDVAVFQGSLELGSLFYVMITARQGASLDRIEEIADEVIERFREEGPTEEELERHKATYEFAQLNGLQSLVRKANMLNTYDRYFGEPNSFRRDLDRYRKASVEEVRRVVRETLDPKARLVMRVVPESEGAYLAARDERPGMGAAKIFRTEEPETFTLSNGIRVKHWRRAELPLVRVSALFRAGSAHVDGDRPGLAFLTADMLDEGAGDRDAVAFTEALELLGASIDTETDREYALVDLSVLKRNFRSALDLYADALRRPRFDEEEWERVLSIHIEKLLQQKDNPGAVAWRVGQRAFFGGDHPYGPPLQGTEETVSSLTVDDLREAHRRLFAPGNAELYTAGDLTREEAERELERAFGAWENPAGFRPAEAIEYTPPANGAPRVLFIQKEGAPQTVIRFFMPAPRYADPDRESFRLLDTILGGSFTSRLNRNLREEHGYTYGAGSRFLMEPSTGYLIAYSTVQADATGAAIGEFLKEFERMRGGDITAEEALKARETNRMDAIQSFQGLGGLIRTAEIRDLNGLPFSSVGEDLDRIARVGEDELNALAPRSVPLDRALLVLVGDRETVLGQLSGLGLPAPEETDADGDPL from the coding sequence ATGAAACGATGCGCGCTGCTCATGATCCTCGCCGCGTTCCTCCTCGCCGCTCCGGCGGCCGCCCAGGACGTGGCCTACGAAAAGTACGAGCTGGAAAACGGCATGACCGTGATCCTTCACGAAGACCACTCCCTGCCGGCGGTCTGCGTCAACATCTGGTACCACGTGGGCGCCAAGGACGAAAGAGAGGGGCTGTCCGGCTTCGCCCATCTCTTCGAGCACCTGATGTTCATGGGGACCGAACGGGTGCCGGGCGGTGACTTCGACGAGATCATGGAGGCGGGTGGCGGGTGGAACAACGCCTCCACCGGGCACGACCGAACCAACTACTTCTCCTACGGCCCGAGCGGCCTCCTGCCGACCCTCCTCTGGCTCGACGCGGATCGGATGGAGGATCTGGGCCGGAGCATGACCCAGGAGAAGCTGGACAAGCAGCGGGACGTGGTCCGGAACGAGAAGAGGGAAGGGGAGGAGATGCGCCCCTACGGCGTGGCGGAGTTCGAGGTGAATCGCCTCATGTACCCCCGCACCCATCCCTATCACTACGACGTGGTCGGTACCCACGAAGACCTCGCCGCCGCGTCCCTTCAAGACGTGAAGGATTTCTTCGCCCAGTACTACGTGCCCAACAACGCCTCGCTGGTCGTGGCGGGCGACTTCGACCCGGCGGAAGCCAAGCCGTTGATTCAAAAGTACTTCGGCACCATTCCGCGCGGACCGGATCCACTCCGCGCCGCTTCGAAGCCGGCGCGCCTCGCCGAGGCGAAGCGTGTCGTCTACGCCGACGACGTGCAGGCGGCCCGAACCTACTTGGTCTATCACAGCCCGGCCCGGTTCGGCCCCGGCGACGCGGAGATGGACCTCGCCGCCGAGGTGCTGAGCACCGGCGATGCGGGCCGTCTCTACGACCGGCTCGTCCGGGAGGAGCGGCTCGCCACGGACGTGGCTGTCTTTCAGGGATCGCTCGAACTGGGGTCCCTCTTCTATGTGATGATCACCGCCCGGCAGGGAGCGTCGCTCGACCGGATCGAGGAGATCGCCGACGAAGTGATCGAACGTTTCCGCGAGGAAGGCCCGACCGAGGAGGAACTGGAGAGACATAAGGCGACCTACGAGTTCGCCCAGCTGAACGGGCTGCAATCGCTCGTTAGGAAGGCGAACATGCTGAACACCTACGATCGTTACTTCGGGGAGCCCAACTCCTTCCGCCGCGACCTCGACCGCTACAGAAAGGCGTCCGTGGAAGAGGTGCGCCGAGTAGTTCGCGAAACGCTCGATCCGAAGGCGCGCCTCGTGATGCGCGTGGTCCCCGAGTCGGAGGGGGCGTACCTGGCCGCCCGCGACGAGCGTCCCGGCATGGGCGCCGCCAAGATCTTCCGGACCGAGGAGCCGGAGACCTTCACTCTCTCCAACGGAATCCGCGTCAAGCACTGGCGGCGCGCCGAACTCCCCCTGGTCCGCGTCTCGGCCCTCTTCCGCGCCGGCTCGGCGCACGTCGACGGTGACCGGCCGGGTCTCGCCTTCCTGACCGCCGACATGCTCGACGAGGGGGCGGGAGACCGGGACGCGGTCGCCTTCACCGAGGCGTTGGAGCTGTTGGGCGCCTCCATCGACACCGAAACGGACCGTGAATACGCGCTCGTTGATCTTTCGGTCCTCAAGCGCAATTTCCGGAGCGCGCTCGACCTCTACGCCGACGCCCTGCGCCGCCCCCGCTTCGACGAGGAGGAGTGGGAACGCGTGCTCTCGATCCACATCGAGAAGCTGCTGCAGCAGAAGGACAACCCCGGCGCCGTCGCCTGGCGCGTCGGCCAGCGCGCGTTTTTCGGAGGGGACCACCCCTACGGCCCCCCGCTGCAGGGGACGGAGGAGACCGTTTCCTCGCTGACCGTGGACGATCTACGGGAGGCGCACCGGCGTCTCTTCGCGCCGGGAAACGCGGAGTTGTACACCGCCGGCGATCTGACCCGCGAGGAAGCGGAGCGGGAGCTGGAGCGCGCCTTCGGGGCATGGGAAAACCCGGCCGGCTTCCGGCCCGCCGAGGCGATCGAATATACTCCGCCGGCCAACGGCGCGCCGCGCGTTCTCTTCATCCAAAAGGAAGGGGCGCCGCAGACGGTGATCCGCTTCTTCATGCCCGCCCCCCGCTACGCCGATCCGGACCGGGAGAGTTTCCGCCTGCTCGACACGATCCTCGGCGGGAGCTTCACCAGCCGCCTGAACCGGAATCTCCGAGAGGAGCACGGCTACACCTACGGCGCGGGCTCCCGTTTTTTAATGGAGCCCTCCACCGGTTATCTGATCGCCTACTCCACCGTGCAGGCGGACGCCACCGGCGCCGCGATCGGTGAATTCCTGAAGGAGTTCGAAAGGATGCGCGGCGGCGACATCACCGCCGAGGAGGCGCTCAAGGCGCGGGAGACGAACCGCATGGACGCCATCCAGAGTTTCCAGGGACTCGGCGGCCTGATCCGGACCGCGGAGATCCGCGATCTGAACGGACTCCCCTTCTCCTCCGTCGGCGAGGATTTGGACCGGATCGCCCGCGTCGGCGAGGACGAATTGAACGCGCTCGCGCCCCGATCGGTCCCACTCGATCGGGCTCTTCTGGTTCTCGTCGGCGACCGGGAGACCGTGCTCGGCCAACTAAGCGGTCTCGGTTTGCCGGCCCCGGAGGAGACGGACGCCGACGGCGATCCTCTCTAG
- a CDS encoding VCBS repeat-containing protein — MRRGKEIRVGKRTGRAVVAALLMTAGLLAAFPAGAEIGFTSAWIVGSSRYPTGAGWADVNGDGWPDLVIANGLDVANHPNEVYFNRNGAIEREPGWVSEDTLASGNLCLVDLDGDGDPDMVNANLGFAAEGKTAQPHTAYRNDGGSFGAAPFWRSVPGNAFSLAVGDPDGDGDVDVAFGQGFSAVDPRNAKRQKVVVYFNEGKGFAGEPGWESDSSYVTVDIAFGDVNADGWQDLAITGRGMGIRIFMNRDGRLETTPSWTTSAILGGRQMAFGDVEDDGYADLAVCEVGEYGRGEGCFVLFRNRGGELEKTPSWRSDRYPEASALAWGDADGDGDLDLAGGGWAIHAGVFENRNGVLTREYVWRHEPGWVQQVAWCDFDENGLVPEKRVFTGDGRRSFFDLGEKAIHEIRGVAVDGRALPRTRWCSDPLEGWLSLAEAPRPGATLSVAFVRSTDLDLAVTTIDRIRLYENRPSPTPRDVRVLALVDDGYGANLALDYVHPLLGRVNHNILTLMERRGWEVDFAGVKPTVAACSSLVDYCPSDSMRVDRLVSAIDDLSAYDALVVMPGLDHTGLLASPEAMELVRRAAREGLVIGGWCRGVKVLAAAGVLRGRRVAGPEAMRELLEAAGAIYEGEDAWPVTDANVVTVKRSRYYRPKMVDAIGLAVKAAREGA, encoded by the coding sequence ATGCGCAGGGGCAAGGAAATCCGAGTAGGAAAAAGGACGGGCCGCGCGGTGGTGGCGGCGCTTCTGATGACGGCCGGGCTTCTTGCGGCGTTTCCGGCCGGGGCGGAGATCGGCTTCACCTCCGCCTGGATCGTCGGTTCCTCACGCTACCCGACCGGCGCCGGGTGGGCGGATGTGAACGGCGATGGGTGGCCGGACCTGGTGATCGCCAACGGGCTCGACGTGGCGAACCACCCCAACGAGGTCTACTTCAACCGGAACGGCGCGATCGAGAGGGAGCCGGGATGGGTGTCGGAGGACACCCTCGCCTCGGGCAATCTCTGCCTGGTCGACTTGGACGGCGACGGGGACCCGGACATGGTGAACGCCAACCTCGGTTTCGCCGCGGAGGGGAAAACCGCCCAACCTCACACGGCCTATCGGAACGACGGAGGATCCTTCGGCGCCGCCCCCTTCTGGCGGTCCGTGCCGGGGAACGCCTTCTCCTTGGCCGTCGGTGATCCGGACGGCGACGGAGACGTGGACGTCGCCTTCGGCCAGGGCTTCAGCGCCGTGGACCCGCGCAACGCCAAACGCCAAAAGGTGGTGGTCTACTTCAACGAGGGGAAAGGCTTCGCCGGCGAACCGGGCTGGGAATCCGATTCCTCCTACGTCACCGTGGATATCGCCTTCGGCGACGTGAACGCCGACGGCTGGCAGGACCTGGCGATCACCGGACGCGGCATGGGGATTCGAATCTTCATGAACCGGGACGGCCGCCTGGAGACCACGCCTTCCTGGACGACATCCGCGATCCTCGGCGGACGGCAGATGGCCTTCGGGGACGTGGAGGACGACGGCTACGCGGACCTCGCGGTATGCGAGGTGGGTGAGTACGGCCGCGGCGAGGGGTGCTTCGTCCTTTTCCGGAACCGGGGGGGCGAGTTGGAGAAGACGCCCTCTTGGCGGAGCGACCGCTATCCGGAAGCCTCGGCGCTCGCCTGGGGGGACGCGGACGGCGACGGCGACCTCGACTTGGCCGGCGGCGGTTGGGCGATACACGCGGGGGTTTTCGAGAACCGGAACGGCGTGCTCACGCGCGAATACGTCTGGCGCCACGAACCGGGATGGGTCCAGCAGGTGGCCTGGTGCGACTTCGACGAGAACGGCCTCGTCCCGGAGAAGCGCGTCTTCACCGGCGACGGCCGCCGATCCTTCTTCGACCTCGGCGAGAAGGCGATTCACGAGATCCGCGGAGTCGCCGTCGACGGCCGCGCGCTGCCGCGCACCCGCTGGTGCTCCGATCCGCTCGAGGGTTGGCTCTCCCTCGCCGAGGCGCCGCGACCCGGCGCGACCCTTTCCGTAGCCTTCGTGCGTTCCACCGACCTCGATCTGGCCGTCACCACCATCGACCGGATCCGCCTCTACGAGAACCGCCCGTCTCCCACGCCTCGGGACGTGCGCGTGCTCGCCCTCGTCGACGACGGCTACGGCGCCAATCTCGCCCTCGATTACGTCCACCCGCTCCTCGGCCGCGTGAACCACAACATCCTGACGCTGATGGAGCGGCGCGGCTGGGAGGTCGACTTCGCCGGCGTGAAGCCGACGGTGGCGGCGTGCTCCTCGCTGGTCGATTACTGCCCCTCCGACAGCATGCGGGTGGACCGCCTCGTTTCCGCGATCGACGACCTCTCCGCCTACGACGCGCTCGTCGTCATGCCCGGCCTCGATCACACCGGGCTCCTCGCGAGTCCGGAGGCGATGGAACTCGTGCGTCGGGCCGCACGGGAGGGGCTCGTGATCGGCGGGTGGTGCCGCGGCGTGAAGGTGCTCGCCGCCGCGGGCGTCCTTCGCGGACGCCGCGTCGCCGGTCCGGAGGCGATGCGTGAACTCCTCGAGGCGGCCGGCGCGATCTACGAGGGAGAGGATGCTTGGCCGGTGACGGACGCGAACGTGGTCACGGTGAAGCGCTCCCGATATTACAGACCCAAAATGGTCGACGCGATCGGCCTGGCGGTGAAGGCGGCGCGCGAAGGGGCGTGA